One segment of Panicum virgatum strain AP13 chromosome 1K, P.virgatum_v5, whole genome shotgun sequence DNA contains the following:
- the LOC120698968 gene encoding uncharacterized protein LOC120698968 isoform X2, whose product MEAERESTEPTAVPPSAAVRAVLGDDDLLREILLRLAFPTALVRAAPVSRRWLRHASDPAFLRRFRRLHPPVLLGFYLRELGARAPRFVPVSRAPELAAAAGQFFISDCRNGRLLVTDFDDPTACRHAVLSPLRPGPARGKKAVLPPAPKLSLIWFFLTEKPAAAGEDDGAVAVLMLPLGTTTKAKLQVDLLASRSGAWVVRQCGDRL is encoded by the exons ATGGAAGCCGAGAGGGAAAGCACGGAGCCCACTGCAGTGCCGCCTTCGGCTGCGGTCCGAGCGGTGCTCGGCGACGACGACCTCCTCCGCGAAATCCTGCTGCGCCTCGCCTTCCCCACCGCCCTCGTCCGCGCCGCCCCCGTCTCCAGGCGCTGGCTCCGGCACGCCTCCGACCCCGCCTTCCTCCGCCGcttccgccgcctccacccgccCGTGCTCCTCGGCTTCTACCTCAGGGAGCTgggcgcgcgggccccgcgGTTCGTGCCCGTCTCGCGGGccccggagctcgccgccgccgcgggccagtTCTTCATCAGCGACTGCCGGAACGGGCGCCTCCTCGTCACAGACTTCGACGACCCCACCGCCTGCCGACACGCGGTGCTCAGCCCGCTCCGCCCCGGCCCTGCGCGTGGGAAGAAGGCCGTCCTCCCGCCGGCGCCGAAGCTGAGCCTGAT ATGGTTCTTCCTCACCGAgaaacccgccgccgccggcgaagacGACGGCGCCGTCGCGGTCTTGATGCTGCCTCTTGGTACGACTACGAAAGCAAAACTCCAAGTGGATCTGCTCGCTTCAAGATCTGGCGCCTGGGTCGTCCGTCAGTGCGGTGATAGACTATGA
- the LOC120698968 gene encoding uncharacterized protein LOC120698968 isoform X1 has product MEAERESTEPTAVPPSAAVRAVLGDDDLLREILLRLAFPTALVRAAPVSRRWLRHASDPAFLRRFRRLHPPVLLGFYLRELGARAPRFVPVSRAPELAAAAGQFFISDCRNGRLLVTDFDDPTACRHAVLSPLRPGPARGKKAVLPPAPKLSLIWFFLTEKPAAAGEDDGAVAVLMLPLGTTTKAKLQVDLLASRSGAWVVRQCGDRSPGDIASNCVHASTGPRQDLQLDQVWAHSPVGHDRREELSSPAAGESKHGQPHALMWRGGFYAVPHPRRRVSAQHLAASDDQQRRR; this is encoded by the exons ATGGAAGCCGAGAGGGAAAGCACGGAGCCCACTGCAGTGCCGCCTTCGGCTGCGGTCCGAGCGGTGCTCGGCGACGACGACCTCCTCCGCGAAATCCTGCTGCGCCTCGCCTTCCCCACCGCCCTCGTCCGCGCCGCCCCCGTCTCCAGGCGCTGGCTCCGGCACGCCTCCGACCCCGCCTTCCTCCGCCGcttccgccgcctccacccgccCGTGCTCCTCGGCTTCTACCTCAGGGAGCTgggcgcgcgggccccgcgGTTCGTGCCCGTCTCGCGGGccccggagctcgccgccgccgcgggccagtTCTTCATCAGCGACTGCCGGAACGGGCGCCTCCTCGTCACAGACTTCGACGACCCCACCGCCTGCCGACACGCGGTGCTCAGCCCGCTCCGCCCCGGCCCTGCGCGTGGGAAGAAGGCCGTCCTCCCGCCGGCGCCGAAGCTGAGCCTGAT ATGGTTCTTCCTCACCGAgaaacccgccgccgccggcgaagacGACGGCGCCGTCGCGGTCTTGATGCTGCCTCTTGGTACGACTACGAAAGCAAAACTCCAAGTGGATCTGCTCGCTTCAAGATCTGGCGCCTGGGTCGTCCGTCAGTGCG GTGATAGATCTCCCGGAGACATTGCCTCCAATTGCGTACACGCTTCCACCGGCCCGAGGCAAGATCTACAGCTTGACCAAGTCTGGGCGCATTCTCCGGTTGGACATGACCGCCGCGAGGAGCTCTCTTCTCCGGCAGCCGGAGAGAGCAAGCACGGACAACCTCACGCTCTCATGTGGCGAGGAGGGTTCTACGCTGTTCCTCATCCACGCCGAAGGGTATCTGCTCAGCATCTGGCAGCTTCCGACGACCAGCAGCGACGCCGATGA